In the genome of Megachile rotundata isolate GNS110a chromosome 16, iyMegRotu1, whole genome shotgun sequence, the window TTGTCCGAAGCATCCGGGGAATCCTTACTCTTCTGATTTGTGTCTTTGGAGATGTTTGTCGTTTCCGATTTCGTTTCGGTCGAAGTTACCTTGGAGGATGGAATTGGTAGGGAGTTAGAGAGGGTGTCAGATACCTTTCGCAGCAAAGCATCCGTTTCTGAAAGGTCATTATCTGTAATACAATAATGTAATGATAATATGGTACGACAAAAgtacaagaataaaatattaaatttaactaTTCCTTCCAAGTCACGACAAAtttagataaaaaattataagcaaaaaataatttatcaaaactTTTAGTGTTAGAATTTCAATCTCTACTAATTCAACTATATACAAAATAATCTGAGGCTTAGTTGCCTGAAAACTGATACAAAACTAGTGCCCTTCACCACACGCATTAGTGATATGCAACATGCACCTGATGCATTCATTCCAAGATGAGATTTTCCTCCACCCACACTCTGGAAACTATTGTCCTGCTTATCCTCCGATCGCTGTACATTTTCCTCAAGCTTTTTCGACTGATCAGACAATAAGCCAGCATTGGACGCCACATTCAAGTTCAAAGCAAACGTGATATCCTCTAACTGGGAAGTTAAATGTCTCTTTTGTCTCTCTAGTGTGTTCACCTCAAAATCATTTGTCTTTGACGCTGTTCTAGAGATTCTTGTACGTTTTGGATCCTTTAAACCTTCCTTCTCCTTACTCTGTGTCTGTGCATTGTCAACCTTCAGCGTGTCCAGGTGTTCACACTTTGGCATCGTTGAAATCACAGCACAACTCCCTTTTACTGCTGTAGAATTCGGTTTACTTTTTTGTAATGTTAAATTCTGATGCTTGGTAGAAGAATTTtctgtctttttcttttcttcgatACTCTGTACTTCCTCCTTTTCATTCACCTTATTATCTACTTGTATTTCATCCTTCTTTTCTACAGTTACCGAGTCGTAATCGAAGGTTGCTTGACTTTGGTCCACTCCGGGTGTATAAAATACCTCGTTCTCACTAGATGAATAATTGGAGGCAGTCTCCAACTTTTCTTCGGAGTTTCTTCTAGACTGAATGCTGTTTTTTTCATCAACGACGTCTGAACTCGCATCATTTGTTGCAGTGCTGGGGTGTGTAGCAGCGTTCAACGAGCAGTCTACTTCGCCGGAGTCACTACTGAGGGTTTTACTTAACAAAGGTGATGGTAACTTGCGTTTCGGCACCTCAGGCCTCGAAGGTGCTTTTCTAGGCTTTGGAAGTGGAACGGGTTCTCCAACTACActcaaaggaaaagaaaaatgagGGTACCATCACCAAAGGATAAAGTTAGCAAAAGCAGATTAATGGAAATATCTAAGAAACTCTTGTGCATTGTGGAAAAACAAATTTCTAGGAACATGCAATAGAAGTGATTACTATTACAAGTGGTTAAGAACAAGTGTACATAGCTCTTGTTTTCTTAGCCACCATCTACATTATTACCATAGTGATAGAATATGTACatggaaaacttaaaaatacaaAGCAATACGGTTTGCtatatatttgcaatatataaatatgatttCTGATGATTAAGAATCTTGAAAGTAGTACAAATTCTGCAATAAATCTTGAGGTAGAGAATGGAATGGGTATTTCAATAGAGTAGAACATAACATTTAAACGAATTCTCCAGCTCTACTTTCCAATATAGAATTTAACTGAATTAGAAATCTGTTCCAACTTTCAGTGGACTCCTTTCGACTCACTAAACCAGGTGGTGGAGGTTCCAGGATACTCAACTTCTTCTCCAAATCTAATTTACATTCGTTGTGTTGGATAATAGGTAAAGACGGTAATTTATCAACGTTATCGGGTACTGTAGGCTCTATAGTTGTTACCGGAATATCTAAAGGCTTCTTCGAAATTGCAAATATGTGCAAGCTACTCAAAGGCGGTGGAGAGAGATTAGATCTGCGAATGGATGTTGCCCTTCCAAACGTTTCTTCATTAagatttgaagaaattaaaCCGTCGTAACACCTTGTTGTGCTTATATCTCCTAATCTAGGCTGTTCATCCTTAGCGAACTCCGAATTATCGTCAATACTATTTCTAATGCAGAAGCTTTGCGAGCCTGACAACTTAGGCTTTTCAAAGTTGCTCACTATTTTGGTTTCTCTTAATTTGTACCCAACTTGGAAGCTTGAACTATGCTTCAGTGGCTTAGCTTGGCACCTCTCATTGCAAATATAATTATCCGCGTGCAGATTCACGGGATTGAACCTGTTCTCCAGTACGCCATCAGACATATTTTCTATGTCTGTTTCTATATCATCCAAATTAAAAATGGTCTGCATTTTGACTAACCTACTCTGTGATTTAAACGAGTCCTGGTGAGAGAACAGCTTGCTTTCCTGAAAGCTCGACGTTTTCGACCAATCCTTAACTTTGGGGGCAACAACGTTTGAACAGGCAAAACTCTGAGACTTCTGAAGCTTAGAGCGTGACTTGGGATTGTCTTCATTGTCTAAAGATCTAGCTTTTAACATAACTGATGCACTTTTATGGAAAGTATTGAGATCGTCTGAGAAATCAGTGGACCTATTGAAACTTGATCTACGCTCTGCTCTACACTCTTCTATTCTCGAATGTAGCTTCATTTTCTCTGGGTCGAACAGACTTCTATGCTTCTTTGTGATATCCATTCCATTCTCCCCGTTCTCAAGACTGTTCCTCGATACAAAACTATAAGAGGGTAGATTGTTCTCTATGCTACCATAACTGCGAACTAGCTTACCTCTTTTTCGCGATACTCTAGCATCTACAGGAGCGTCTCCTACGGGTGTAGGATTTCCTGGCTTCGTGTTTGATAACTTAACGTTTACTGATCCTGATCTGTGACGCGGTTCGACGTCTGACTTGCTACACTGCAGGTCTGCGTCCACTTTTATGGAGTCTGATTTGGAAAAGTCCACCGTTGAAGACAATTTGGTGGTCACTCCGATGTCGGAGCTTGCCTTTGGACGTTCCTCGATGTCCGAGTTAGCTTTGGAGGAAGCACTAATGTCAGAAGGAGGTTTCGAAGGATCCATATCTGACGTTAAAGACTCCTCAGAGTCGACGATGCGCTCTAATCCTTGGGTGGAGATTGCGGATGACAGAGGCCTTGTTACTGGCGGAGGAGGTGCTGCTCTTTTCTTTCGTAATCCTGGAAAGAAAACCGCAATCAAAATTctgatatattatttaaaaagaattggTACAGGACTTCCTATGTATAACTAATTCTACTTGATGTTCACCttcattaaattttgaataattctacCTGTGGAACTTAAAGAGGTACTGCTAATTCCATGGCTAAGCGTACCAGGAACAGTAGCTAAGTTGCTCAGGCTCTTGCTAGATTGCGACGTTTGCGCCAGCTTTCTTGGCGTTTCCAACGGAACTTTATTTCTTCTAGGTAAAGTTTCCGGAAGTCTTCCAGAAGAGTCTGGGTTATCGCTTAAAACCGAGGCTTCATGATATCCAGAACTGTCGCTGCTGTTACGGCTATGACTGATCACTACCTTGTCTTTGCTGGAATCTGCAGAACTCTCTTCTCTGCTCTAGAATGACAAGAAAGGTGTTGTATCCCCAAATGCAGAAGCAGGACAATACACTAGCAAACTCTACTAACGTTGCTAACTTCAGCTTGCGCCTGAATAGGTGGTTTTGGTGCGGGTCTTCGCTTTCTTTGAGGCCTAGCAGGTGGTTGGAGAGGACTCGTGCTTCTACCAGTTTCGTCGCTTCTTGCCGGTGATGCGCTACGTCCACCTAGGCTATCCGTACTGAGAGACCCCTCCTTCGACTTCTTGAAAACGAAACCGAACACACCCTGCTTTGCCTGTTGCCTGCGCCGCTCCTCTTGTCTCTGCAGAGCCATTATGTCCTGAGTACTCAGAGCTGAACCCAACGATCTTCCCTGTTTCGCGTACAGTGTTACTTCTTGGAGGTGATAGTCTTGCAGTGTCAGCGACAAGTCCAGAGTTTCCTCTAAGTTGGCTGAAAAGTAATTCACCATTTATAAAACTGTAATATTAAGATTTGATCACAAGATTCATTATATTTAGTAAACTGGAAAAGGATCAAACGTGTCTTTGATTCAAAGTTCCCAAGTTTCAGGCAATGAACTCACAAGTCATAAAGGCCCTGCTGCCAGAATCGATCAGACTAGACAAGAAAAGGTTCTTCGAGGTCCAAGGAGCGTAAGAGAGCAACGCGAGAGTTGACGCTTCCGCGAGGACGACCAGGAGGAAAGTAACGCGGAGTATGCACGCTTAACgactaagagtaacaagtgcaaGAGCCAGGCGGACCGGCAACCTTGCGATAGCGATCTTAACACAACTGGCCGGTGTAACTAGCTCTAACTGAAATATCTCGTGCACCGGCACACGTAAGTACGCAAGGTATATAATCGAGGGGGACCCTGCCGGTATCGAGAATACACTTCAGCTTCGGGAAAATGGTCGAGGCATTTACTGGTAAATCTGGTTGTGGTCGTCGAGCGTGGCAGAGTGTAGAACTTGGAATCAATGATGTATAGGGTGAGTCAATTGCGATCACCGCCATAAAATCCTGAACGGCCTCACGCTCATGCTGAAGACTCATAGGAAGACTTTCATCCGCTCGGTGAACAGGAATGCagaatttcaagaaaattggATTGAGAACGTAGAGTATATGTACGCGTTTATATGCATGATCTGGATGGCTTCAGAAGCCATATACACACCCttctacaaacacaatcaaagcACACGGGTAGTGACTTCTCTGGCCGCAAATCTGACACGTATTTCTGAAAATTGATGCAGGCACTAATCACACAAATAACACTGCCACAATCTGTATTTTTGTACGGTGAATCAACTGTTTTTGGTCATTTTGATGACACACCTCGAATAATACTTGTAATAAAGTAATCTTTATTAGAGGGAACAAGAGTCTCGTAAGCTGGGCTTCATTTGAAACTGCGTTTTATTAGCATGCTATCGAATTTTAAGACTTAGCCGCTATCTGAAGGAGATAAACGTGGCACTTTGTTAACGAAAACAATCTATAGATAGAAACCCATTTTTGACGGTTTCAAAATCTATTTACTAAAAGGCTAAGACTGGTTTAGAGATAAATCGATAGTGTGGAAAACACATTATGAACGAGTCTGTTTCCCTTTGTTATGGGACAGCAAGGTTGCTGTTTCTCATTGTTCTTTTTTAGATATGACCACACGAATTTTATTTCATCGAttccaaattaatttattacgctGCTGATACGTTTTTTCTTGCAGAAGAAATAcgctattaaaaatataaataaattaaacgagCAAACCAGTTGGGGACAAAACTGGTCAGTGTTACCGGTTTAAATATCAAAAGTGAACGAATAAATCTATTTCCTTCTCAGACTACCATGTTTTCCGGGACAACCAATGTTCGCCAATCACACCAAATAACCTAATCTAGCAACTCTCTGCGTAGGTGAAACTtggataataaattttttatttccacgTAACGGTGTTACGACATTTTCCACTTTCTGATAATTGCTGTGCCTCAAAAACAGAATACATATTAATCTATACATTCAAGGAATTGGCAAATGCCATcagtagaaataatttttgtgaacTTAGGTTTGTGTATACCTGGATGGCGTAGCTCATACTTGTTCTTGTCCAGATTTTTCTCGCGACACACCTCGTCCAGAATCTCACCCAAATTCATCTTCGGACTGACTCTGGACACGTACAGCTGGTTTCTTGGTAGATGTACCTGCAGCAGTTGCACAATCACCACAATCATTGACTATCTGGCAATCGATCGCAGATAAAAGAGTTGCTTGTGGCAATGTAAAGATTACAACGAGACTGAGATTATTTTTACCTGTAACCTAAATGTTGTTTCAAAAGGTTGATTAGCTTGCTTCGTTTTCCTTGGCACGAAGGTGCCTTGTTTTGGTAATAGCTTCACCTGcaacataaatatataattatcataTTATTGTAACACTTAGATTCATTATAGTTTGTCTAAATATTTCTTATTCGTTCCACGAACTGCTTTCGTTGCTTTGAAAAGGCTGATCACAGGCTATCAGACTAAACACACTTATTAAGATCATCCTGCTCGCCGACGGATTTTCTTCCAAGAAGCACATACTTTTTATCAAACAAAAGGTACAAAAATTGGTAGATGTGATTCCTCGAAGAAAAGAATTACTGCTATTTTGATTAGAAGTCGGCGAAACAGTTTGCAGGGATTAGAAGAAACCTAATGTGACGGTTGAAGAGTTAAGGATCACGCGATTCACAGAATTTCAAGTCGCTTCCTCAAGTCTAACCCTCAATTTCGTGCAGCAGAAAAACAGGACGATGGAACTGCAACTTCCTGTCAGGATCTGTTATAAAATGCTATCCACAACGCTGCTGAAGTGTACAGAATAACTGCTACATCCTCGCTAATTCTTATTAATTAAGAGCACTTTGCAGCAATGCTctgaaagttttgagaatcTCAGCTAAGACAACAAACCATACATTTGCAGAAAACTTTTAATAGACGCTTCTATCGCTGCAAGATGGATTCTCAAAATGTTCAGAGTTCAGCAGGGTACTCGATACTGTTAAACCTGCAAGAAATTACACGTTTCTTAGGATCTGCACGAGCGGTAAATCGAAACGAATGTACAGTTAGTAGAGTGACAAAAATGATTGGATAACAGTACCTGAAGTGCATCCAAAGCGCCGATTGGCGTGTTGGGTTGATGAGATAGAACCATGCCTCGCTCTCCTATCGCTTGCAGGGTGTAGCTAGAAGCGGCCAATTTGTGAGCCGTGGCGATCTGCACGAGGAGGTCCATCATCGGCGTACTGTGAACACACAGAGAGAGATCCAAGAAACCCTTACCACTATTCATGGCGGAAATAATAAGTCATGCCACATTATTCCTGCACCGTTGCACGACATTGCGTCGACACTCTCGGAGATGCGAGACACTAAATCCACGGTGTGCAGCTGTTTTGTCTTGCCAGGAAGATGACGATGCAGGAAAACGTGAGTTATTAAGTTTCTTTTTATCTGGACAGCCAGAGACAATTGACAATATGGAGAGTGGACATGTAGGTGTGAAAGCTGGCTCTGAGATGGAACATTCAGAGGGTTGGGTCTGAGAGATACGATGTGGAGACTAAGGATAAGAGTGATGGAAAGTGATCTTTGTGGGAGATCATATATGTGGATACTGATACTCCGGGTTCAAGGACAAAGAAAAATACTTTTGCTTTGTAATTACGATTACTACCTTCTTTGTACCGTGACCCTTTCCGTCTGGACGTGATGGTCCCGAGGTAACTGGACTAGGAGCTCCATACTACCGGCCAGCATGTCTGCTGGTGTGTCCTCGGTCACGGTTAGGATCATTCTGGATGGTCTCTCCTCCCTGGTTCTGTAAAATGGACAACACTGTACTAACGAATCAAACAATACTATATGTGCAAACTATTAAAGATATTCAAGAAACGTTTCTTTATGACAATTTGTGTCTCAGAATGTTAGCTCACATATTTGGGTAATCAAATTCACCCAATCAgcattataaaaattacagagAATACATTCGTAAAGAATTCGATAATTCGTCGATTGGAATATGAACAGTGAGCATTAAAACGTGACACAAATACTTGTGTGACTTCCGTAAACATGATCGCACTTTCATGTTCTCGTGTCACGTAGCCATTCAATGCCAACACCGTTATCATCGTCGTTTCAAAACGAGACCGAATTCATTTCTGATATGAATTACTCAAACTGCGTTCTGCGAGCTCGTTATAATTATCTCGAGTACCGACACGGTCCGTGAGTGGGTCAGCACAGACCCGACGTCTTCTATTGTTTGGTCACTTGGAATTTAACGGGAAGGTGAATACTTTGTGATCTCGAAGAAACTTATCAGTCTTAGAAAAATATTCTGTGGTAAATCGACCGACGGAAAGTTAGTGTCCAATTTCCTGGATGCTCCAAGCACGTGTTCATTTAGCTTAATGACTAATCCAGCCCTGTAGCAGCACCAGAACGGTTCGCTGGCCGAGTGTAAACGTTAACACGGAGATCCACGTATTTTATAACTCGTAAGATGATACAGTGGAACGGCGAGACACATTTGGAAGACGAAACGGGTGATAAAAACAAGAAGATCGTTTCCTATAACGCAATCCACCTTGTCGGTGTCGAGTAAACGTGCACAGATCGATTACCATTTATCTGGGACCGAGAACAAAGTGGGACAAATATTTGACACGATACTGTTACCACCTTGACTGGTTACACAAAATCCATAACCATAGGTGTCTCCGTCGCGAACAAACGGGGAAAGCAAATTGAGATCCACGCACCCATTATGGTATCAATCATTCTCGGTATACCCGATGATTATTGAAGGAAAGGCGCAGTTATGTAATTCGGATCTCGAAGAGAGTCCCTTTACGTAACAGCTTACAAATGGCAAATGCAACCGACACTCGATGTTGTTAATTGCAGACACACGTACATGTAACCAGTTGGACACTCGCGTGTATGTAAAGCAATAAAACTTGCTCCCCGTTGAAACTCGTTGATTCATTGCTGTTTACTCGGGAGTAGATGTTGAAAACTCCATCGTTGAGCAGAAACAAATGAAGAGCACAATTGTTTGAACCTGCAAATTGTAATGCGTTTAAGTTTGAAAAAGTGCTTGTTGATTCGATGTTTTCTCGGCAACAGGAAATGCGTTCTTTCCCAGCTCATCGAAATTCTTCGGGGAAGCCACCCTGTCGCGTTTTACCGTCCTTTTTATCGCGACCGTTTCATGAAATTCCTAGCAACAGCTTTATTCCGTTGGCAAGGATAATTCTTGATCATCATCGTTGTTCTCGGTTCGATGGTTCGGTAACGCGCAAGAACCATCGGTCTTTTTCTGCGTTTCCTGCGAGAAATCTTCACGGAAGAATCACGATTTATGTTCCTCGTTGGAAAAAACAGGTACGTAGCTTTTTTTCTTTCGATCGACAGGAAAATCGTAAAGCAATTTTCTGCGATACAGAAACTTCAGCTCTTCTTGCGACAGAGAAAATAACCACATTGCTACAGTAATGCAAGACAAATGGAACAGATGGCACAGaataaattttgaagctttCGTCTTATGAGATCGATTAGATTGAATATGAAATGTCTGATTTCTAAACGTAGAAAGTCTGCcacgatttgatgacataaaagtgccGGTTACGGTATGTCAATCCGAAGTTTAGAGTGTAACAAAAATAATCACGTAACCCTTTCATTAACATTCATAATACAAAATGACTCGTTGTCAATTATAGCGGACAATGACCAATTTCGAAACACTCTAACACGAATTGATTACATAAAACTATCGTAAAATAGCGCTTATGGTACATCGGTTCGAAGTTTAAAGTTTGAGGAACATGTTTATATAAACGACTCACTTAATATTCCTAATACAAAATGGTAAATTGGCATTTATAGCAGACAATGATTACTTTCGAAATATGCGAAGTCTAACACGGTTCGGTTACATAAAAGTCCCATAAAACAGTGCTTATGGCATCAATCTAAAGCTTAACGGTCGATAAAAGATTCTCCTTGACATCATAACTTGTACAGTCGTAGAGACGTGATTGAAAAGTGTAGATTCGTTAATAGTGCCATTGTTTCTAGGAAGAATTAGTCATTTGTATCGAGAATACCGATGAAACCTCTGTGCCGTCACCTAATTACTTCGGAAAGCAATTCGTCCTGAATCGAAAGTTTCACGAACACGAAAGATATTTAGGATACTGTATTTTAAACAGGAACGTgctaataaagaaaaaaaatgattagCTATTTGACATCTGAAGGCGGCATTATTTTATCCTACCGAAAATTCTAATCTTGTCAGATCTTTCTATGACCAACATTCGACTCAATTAACATTCTAACGACGAAATTTAGCTCCTCTGGCCGATTTGACTACTGCAAAAGCAGCGGGCACACCGTTcgattgaataaataaatgaacatcTCAACGAGAAAGATGAACTCTAAGTTGGAAACAGTTATAAAACGCTTGAATTATAATGAGCCTTAGCAATAAAACACGCGACTAAGAGGTAAAGCTGCTTT includes:
- the LOC100881193 gene encoding uncharacterized protein LOC100881193 isoform X5, producing MGIKMGTKIRYFIRRLRTREERPSRMILTVTEDTPADMLAGSMELLVQLPRDHHVQTERVTVQRSTPMMDLLVQIATAHKLAASSYTLQAIGERGMVLSHQPNTPIGALDALQVKLLPKQGTFVPRKTKQANQPFETTFRLQVHLPRNQLYVSRVSPKMNLGEILDEVCREKNLDKNKYELRHPANLEETLDLSLTLQDYHLQEVTLYAKQGRSLGSALSTQDIMALQRQEERRRQQAKQGVFGFVFKKSKEGSLSTDSLGGRSASPARSDETGRSTSPLQPPARPQRKRRPAPKPPIQAQAEVSNSREESSADSSKDKVVISHSRNSSDSSGYHEASVLSDNPDSSGRLPETLPRRNKVPLETPRKLAQTSQSSKSLSNLATVPGTLSHGISSTSLSSTGLRKKRAAPPPPVTRPLSSAISTQGLERIVDSEESLTSDMDPSKPPSDISASSKANSDIEERPKASSDIGVTTKLSSTVDFSKSDSIKVDADLQCSKSDVEPRHRSGSVNVKLSNTKPGNPTPVGDAPVDARVSRKRVGEPVPLPKPRKAPSRPEVPKRKLPSPLLSKTLSSDSGEVDCSLNAATHPSTATNDASSDVVDEKNSIQSRRNSEEKLETASNYSSSENEVFYTPGVDQSQATFDYDSVTVEKKDEIQVDNKVNEKEEVQSIEEKKKTENSSTKHQNLTLQKSKPNSTAVKGSCAVISTMPKCEHLDTLKVDNAQTQSKEKEGLKDPKRTRISRTASKTNDFEVNTLERQKRHLTSQLEDITFALNLNVASNAGLLSDQSKKLEENVQRSEDKQDNSFQSVGGGKSHLGMNASDNDLSETDALLRKVSDTLSNSLPIPSSKVTSTETKSETTNISKDTNQKSKDSPDASDNTNALNLTASSQQDTSDYVSAADEDLSIVEWEYQLPAPPSAFRDSSSPVFNSFDEVVPPTETVSDSKKEHVSDNSDPKNSLNKHSKKEESKDDLKKEAIREKLIKQGESSLKKEVINELESKINSLPQTVKDVDSRRSSNNSSAPKVAPVDNTLSNFTITTYSRPKSLNIFEEVEQQSRQKNSDERFIKSFATLSRNQDKDLTDFSSRTQQEKKKVNVDEEKQEPKTRTETLQRWQSSNEKSNIQRSKSYLSVCDKTKFQGNTEDENAKNSTDLETDAGMKKATSINNLNSTTTKTNERFSRWRDNILKRQEEPTKETQLQSVQVLKSILPQLKNAQQAEENVSKELNSTVLHEKTRPETTTSNEYSMEPKVVSARDPLAAPSNQPSKPEPKKVTSESNTKRYSYAGPPTISLGSWSERPSVNVQIKKDTDYKFGINKTQNKTVVDINGSKNEMDSSNNVEDIVKAQRNKFEASDRREPNELTKKLITHTTASGFKKPVLNKVNVDLKPVNTDKPVVTGVELKKSFLENKQDDNVIDTSPVNFKELSKTFDQDIYLRPKPKRSSVTRRSDLQLDKDSSKQNGHVNFDQSSTNGYQDNSNVKRYTTIVGVQPQNQGNIAFRNAINVKCSQQMPVVKGFKISNIKLNGAQESQNNLPKEKPKELSNNDVPKPPTMPVITGVTLKSTRPKSMPVQMDSRDMLLESIRNFGGRENLKSAAERS
- the LOC100881193 gene encoding uncharacterized protein LOC100881193 isoform X6, with the protein product MILTVTEDTPADMLAGSMELLVQLPRDHHVQTERVTVQRSTPMMDLLVQIATAHKLAASSYTLQAIGERGMVLSHQPNTPIGALDALQVKLLPKQGTFVPRKTKQANQPFETTFRLQVHLPRNQLYVSRVSPKMNLGEILDEVCREKNLDKNKYELRHPANLEETLDLSLTLQDYHLQEVTLYAKQGRSLGSALSTQDIMALQRQEERRRQQAKQGVFGFVFKKSKEGSLSTDSLGGRSASPARSDETGRSTSPLQPPARPQRKRRPAPKPPIQAQAEVSNSREESSADSSKDKVVISHSRNSSDSSGYHEASVLSDNPDSSGRLPETLPRRNKVPLETPRKLAQTSQSSKSLSNLATVPGTLSHGISSTSLSSTGLRKKRAAPPPPVTRPLSSAISTQGLERIVDSEESLTSDMDPSKPPSDISASSKANSDIEERPKASSDIGVTTKLSSTVDFSKSDSIKVDADLQCSKSDVEPRHRSGSVNVKLSNTKPGNPTPVGDAPVDARVSRKRVGEPVPLPKPRKAPSRPEVPKRKLPSPLLSKTLSSDSGEVDCSLNAATHPSTATNDASSDVVDEKNSIQSRRNSEEKLETASNYSSSENEVFYTPGVDQSQATFDYDSVTVEKKDEIQVDNKVNEKEEVQSIEEKKKTENSSTKHQNLTLQKSKPNSTAVKGSCAVISTMPKCEHLDTLKVDNAQTQSKEKEGLKDPKRTRISRTASKTNDFEVNTLERQKRHLTSQLEDITFALNLNVASNAGLLSDQSKKLEENVQRSEDKQDNSFQSVGGGKSHLGMNASDNDLSETDALLRKVSDTLSNSLPIPSSKVTSTETKSETTNISKDTNQKSKDSPDASDNTNALNLTASSQQDTSDYVSAADEDLSIVEWEYQLPAPPSAFRDSSSPVFNSFDEVVPPTETVSDSKKEHVSDNSDPKNSLNKHSKKEESKDDLKKEAIREKLIKQGESSLKKEVINELESKINSLPQTVKDVDSRRSSNNSSAPKVAPVDNTLSNFTITTYSRPKSLNIFEEVEQQSRQKNSDERFIKSFATLSRNQDKDLTDFSSRTQQEKKKVNVDEEKQEPKTRTETLQRWQSSNEKSNIQRSKSYLSVCDKTKFQGNTEDENAKNSTDLETDAGMKKATSINNLNSTTTKTNERFSRWRDNILKRQEEPTKETQLQSVQVLKSILPQLKNAQQAEENVSKELNSTVLHEKTRPETTTSNEYSMEPKVVSARDPLAAPSNQPSKPEPKKVTSESNTKRYSYAGPPTISLGSWSERPSVNVQIKKDTDYKFGINKTQNKTVVDINGSKNEMDSSNNVEDIVKAQRNKFEASDRREPNELTKKLITHTTASGFKKPVLNKVNVDLKPVNTDKPVVTGVELKKSFLENKQDDNVIDTSPVNFKELSKTFDQDIYLRPKPKRSSVTRRSDLQLDKDSSKQNGHVNFDQSSTNGYQDNSNVKRYTTIVGVQPQNQGNIAFRNAINVKCSQQMPVVKGFKISNIKLNGAQESQNNLPKEKPKELSNNDVPKPPTMPVITGVTLKSTRPKSMPVQMDSRDMLLESIRNFGGRENLKSAAERS
- the LOC100881193 gene encoding uncharacterized protein LOC100881193 isoform X2 produces the protein MVLLPLLGNPLTHEVRHSTSKAVWNFLEQQASTREERPSRMILTVTEDTPADMLAGSMELLVQLPRDHHVQTERVTVQRSTPMMDLLVQIATAHKLAASSYTLQAIGERGMVLSHQPNTPIGALDALQVKLLPKQGTFVPRKTKQANQPFETTFRLQVHLPRNQLYVSRVSPKMNLGEILDEVCREKNLDKNKYELRHPANLEETLDLSLTLQDYHLQEVTLYAKQGRSLGSALSTQDIMALQRQEERRRQQAKQGVFGFVFKKSKEGSLSTDSLGGRSASPARSDETGRSTSPLQPPARPQRKRRPAPKPPIQAQAEVSNSREESSADSSKDKVVISHSRNSSDSSGYHEASVLSDNPDSSGRLPETLPRRNKVPLETPRKLAQTSQSSKSLSNLATVPGTLSHGISSTSLSSTGLRKKRAAPPPPVTRPLSSAISTQGLERIVDSEESLTSDMDPSKPPSDISASSKANSDIEERPKASSDIGVTTKLSSTVDFSKSDSIKVDADLQCSKSDVEPRHRSGSVNVKLSNTKPGNPTPVGDAPVDARVSRKRVGEPVPLPKPRKAPSRPEVPKRKLPSPLLSKTLSSDSGEVDCSLNAATHPSTATNDASSDVVDEKNSIQSRRNSEEKLETASNYSSSENEVFYTPGVDQSQATFDYDSVTVEKKDEIQVDNKVNEKEEVQSIEEKKKTENSSTKHQNLTLQKSKPNSTAVKGSCAVISTMPKCEHLDTLKVDNAQTQSKEKEGLKDPKRTRISRTASKTNDFEVNTLERQKRHLTSQLEDITFALNLNVASNAGLLSDQSKKLEENVQRSEDKQDNSFQSVGGGKSHLGMNASDNDLSETDALLRKVSDTLSNSLPIPSSKVTSTETKSETTNISKDTNQKSKDSPDASDNTNALNLTASSQQDTSDYVSAADEDLSIVEWEYQLPAPPSAFRDSSSPVFNSFDEVVPPTETVSDSKKEHVSDNSDPKNSLNKHSKKEESKDDLKKEAIREKLIKQGESSLKKEVINELESKINSLPQTVKDVDSRRSSNNSSAPKVAPVDNTLSNFTITTYSRPKSLNIFEEVEQQSRQKNSDERFIKSFATLSRNQDKDLTDFSSRTQQEKKKVNVDEEKQEPKTRTETLQRWQSSNEKSNIQRSKSYLSVCDKTKFQGNTEDENAKNSTDLETDAGMKKATSINNLNSTTTKTNERFSRWRDNILKRQEEPTKETQLQSVQVLKSILPQLKNAQQAEENVSKELNSTVLHEKTRPETTTSNEYSMEPKVVSARDPLAAPSNQPSKPEPKKVTSESNTKRYSYAGPPTISLGSWSERPSVNVQIKKDTDYKFGINKTQNKTVVDINGSKNEMDSSNNVEDIVKAQRNKFEASDRREPNELTKKLITHTTASGFKKPVLNKVNVDLKPVNTDKPVVTGVELKKSFLENKQDDNVIDTSPVNFKELSKTFDQDIYLRPKPKRSSVTRRSDLQLDKDSSKQNGHVNFDQSSTNGYQDNSNVKRYTTIVGVQPQNQGNIAFRNAINVKCSQQMPVVKGFKISNIKLNGAQESQNNLPKEKPKELSNNDVPKPPTMPVITGVTLKSTRPKSMPVQMDSRDMLLESIRNFGGRENLKSAAERS